CAGCCACGCCTTCAGCGCGAGGTACACCACCGGCCCCACGATCACGACCTTCGCGAGGGCCTTCCCCAGCTCGAAGAGGCCCTTCGTGGAGAACAGCCGCTTGGCGCCCTCGGCCGGCGAGATCCGGCTGCCCTTCGGGCGGAGCGGCTTGGCCGAGAACGTCCACCCGCTCTGGAGCACGTTGGTCCCGAGGGCGACGACGAGGAGCGCGGCGAACAGCGGGCCGACGATCACGAGCATGTCGCGCCCGACGTCGGCGAGGAGGCCAGGCACCGAGCCGGGCGTGAGCGCGGCGGAGGGGGCGCCGGTGTAGAGCCGGGCCGTCATGACGCGGAGCGTGTCGAGCGCGCCCGGCGCGCCGATCCCGATGACGGCCGTGGCCGCCGCCAGGAGCCCGGCCGAAGCGAGCTCCCGGGAGCGGAACACGTTCCCGTCCTCGCGGGCCTTCTCGAGGCGCCGCGGGGTCGGGTCGAACTGCTTGTCGCTGCGGTCGGGGGCGTCGCTCATGGGGCGCGCGGGTGGACCGACGCCCCTTGCATGGTCCGTGCCACGGGCCGGGCGCCGCGCGGGCCCCGATTCCGCGGGCCTCAGGCGGAAAGACCCGGGAGCGCCCGGAAAACCCTGCCGCGGCCGCCTCGGCGTCGCCCGCCCACGCCCGGCCCGCCTCGGCGCCGAGGCCGACCGGGTCGGGAGCGTCGTCTACGGCGCGAGCGCGCCGAACAGGGCGTCGAGCGCGCCGAAGGCCCCGTCCACCAGCGACGGGGCGAGCGGGACGAACGAGGCGACGAACGCGACGGCGATCGCCAGCCCGGCGAGGAGCTTGAGCGGGAGGCTGATCGAGAACAGGTCGGCCTGCGGGACCACGCGGGCGAACACGCCGAGCCCCACGTCGACGAGGAAGAGGGCCACCATGAACGGCATCGCTAGGCGGACCGCCGTCGAGAAGAACCCGCCGGTCCACGACAGGAGGAGCGGGCCGCCGGCGGCGAGGTCGGCCCCGCCGAGCGGGACGGCCACGAACGACCGCGCCAGCCCCACCACGAGCGACTGCGGCCCGTCGAGGAGGACGAACACGAGGAGGAACAGCCACGTCACCATCCGTCCGAGTGGGTTCGACGACGCCCCGCTCATGGGGTCGTAGGCCTGGGCCATCGACAGGCTCATCTGGAACCCGATGACCTCGCCGGCCACGTCGACGGCCCAGAACACGAACCGGACGGCGTAGCCCATGAGCAGGCCGGTCAGGACCTCGACGGACACGGCCAGCACGAACCCGACCGGGTGCGCGGCGTGCGGCGGCAAAGGGCCCTGCGCGAACCCGGTCAGGATCACGCTCAGGAGCACGCTGAGGAGCACCTTCAGCGGGACCGGCACGCCCTTCTGGCTGAACACGGGCGCGGCCACCATCACGCCGCTCACGCGCCCGAACACGAGCGCGAGGCGGAGCAGCGAGGCGGGGTCGGTGCCGATCATCCCTCGTCGCGGGCCGCGCTAGTGGGAGACGTCGGCGATGGCGCGGAAGACCTCGGCCGAGAAGTCCGTCATCATCTCGATCATCCACGGGGCCAGCAGCAGGAGCACGGCGGCCACAGCGAGCATCTTCGGGATCACGCTCAGCGTCATCTCCTGGATCGACGTCATGGCCTGGAACAGGCT
This sequence is a window from Rubrivirga marina. Protein-coding genes within it:
- the fliR gene encoding flagellar biosynthetic protein FliR: MIGTDPASLLRLALVFGRVSGVMVAAPVFSQKGVPVPLKVLLSVLLSVILTGFAQGPLPPHAAHPVGFVLAVSVEVLTGLLMGYAVRFVFWAVDVAGEVIGFQMSLSMAQAYDPMSGASSNPLGRMVTWLFLLVFVLLDGPQSLVVGLARSFVAVPLGGADLAAGGPLLLSWTGGFFSTAVRLAMPFMVALFLVDVGLGVFARVVPQADLFSISLPLKLLAGLAIAVAFVASFVPLAPSLVDGAFGALDALFGALAP
- the fliQ gene encoding flagellar biosynthesis protein FliQ; this translates as MTPETALHWTQTALTTALMVASPLLAVALAVGLVVSLFQAMTSIQEMTLSVIPKMLAVAAVLLLLAPWMIEMMTDFSAEVFRAIADVSH